In Pochonia chlamydosporia 170 chromosome 3, whole genome shotgun sequence, the following are encoded in one genomic region:
- a CDS encoding phosphatidylserine decarboxylase proenzyme 1, mitochondrial precursor (similar to Aspergillus terreus NIH2624 XP_001214396.1), translating to MATLGVGSGQLLRRHALANMRGRCSGCADQHVTTLMTNYRYSLRYPIAVRNFTSRSGGRPRFSQRLGEALRNSKITWYHIPVGVGIGFLGLVQFYKVTAREQEKRRQEQDGVPDDQPRKRRRIRPDGPWQVQVMSTLPLKAISRLWGKFNELTIPYYLRVPGFKLYSFIFGVNLDEVSEPDLHIYPNLAAFFYRTLKPGARPLDPDSHALLSPSDGKILQYGRIEGGDIEQVKGMTYSVDALLGKNTPTASIASGQSSASGQSSIGVTHGDEDIVKQEEEFAKMNGISYTLPDLLSGQHDAQKPHPMPDESTEASARAVSEVRAELALGEKPWYDLVSADKNTSLYYAVIYLAPGDYHRFHSPTNWVVERRRHFAGELYSVSPYLQRTLPGLFTLNERVVLLGRWRYGFFSYVPVGATNVGSIKINFDRELRTNSLLTDTAADHAAEEATKRGEPYAGFAEATYEGASSVLHGHALRRGEEMGGFQLGSTIVLVFEAPSERVENGKPSQGWHWAVEKGQTIKMGQALGRILED from the exons ATGGCAACTCTGGGAGTTGGCTCCGGCCAGCTCCTCCGACGTCATGCCCTAGCCAACATGCGCGGACGATGCTCTGGCTGCGCGGACCAGCATGTCACAACTCTCATGACAAATTATAGATACTCCCTGCGATATCCAATTGCCGTGCGAAACTTCACGTCGCGATCTGGCGGACGCCCGAGGTTCTCTCAGCGCCTGGGGGAGGCACTCCGCAATAGCAAGATAACCTGGTACCACATTCCTGTTGGCGTGGGCATTGGCTTCCTCGGCCTGGTACAGTTTTATAAAGTCACCGCAAGGGAGCAAGAGAAGCGAAGGCAGGAGCAGGATGGTGTACCTGACGATCAACCGCGAAAGCGTCGCAGAATTCGACCTGACGGACCATG GCAAGTCCAGGTAATGTCAACGCTACCTCTGAAGGCCATTTCGCGACTGTGGGGGAAATTCAACGAATTGACTATTCCATACTACCTTCGCGTGCCTGGATTCAAGCTCTACTCATTCATATTTGGTGTTAA TCTCGATGAAGTATCCGAACCCGACCTGCACATTTATCCAAATCTAGCCGCCTTCTTTTACCGAACACTTAAGCCAGGGGCGAGACCCCTCGATCCCGATAGTCATGCGCTGCTCTCGCCATCTGATGGTAAAATCCTTCAATATGGAAGAATCGAGGGAGGAGATATTGAACAAGTCAAGGGCATGACCTACAGTGTCGATGCGTTGCTGGGTAAAAACACACCAACCGCGAGCATCGCATCGGGCCAGAGCTCCGCGTCTGGCCAAAGCAGTATTGGTGTAACTCACGGAGATGAAGATATTGTGAAGCAGGAGGAAGAATTCGCAAAGATGAATGGCATCTCCTACACCCTTCCGGACCTGTTGTCGGGTCAACATGATGCTCAAAAACCTCACCCGATGCCAGATGAGTCGACCGAAGCCTCCGCGAGGGCCGTGTCGGAAGTCCGGGCAGAATTGGCTCTTGGAGAAAAACCGTGGTACGATCTTGTTTCGGCAGACAAGAACACATCACTTTATTACGCCGTGATCTATCTAGCTCCAGGGGATTACCACAGATTTCACTCACCCACAAACTGGGTCGTTGAGCGGCGACGCCATTTTGCCGGAGAGTTGTATAGCGTTTCCCCCTACTTGCAACGAACACTGCCCGGTCTGTTTACCCTTAACGAGCGCGTAGTACTCCTGGGTCGATGGCGGTATGGTTTCTTCAGCTATGTTCCTGTTGGTGCCACAAATGTTGGTTCTATCAAGATCAACTTTGATCGTGAGTTGCGAACCAACAGCCTGTTGACTGACACGGCTGCGGATCACGCCGCAGAGGAAGCGACCAAACGTGGCGAGCCCTATGCGGGATTTGCCGAGGCCACTTACGAGGGTGCAAGCTCAGTCCTCCACGGCCACGCACTCCGTCGAGGCGAGGAGATGGGTGGGTTTCAACTAGGCAGCACCATTGTTTTGGTATTCGAAGCACCTTCGGAAAGGGTAGAGAACGGCAAGCCCAGCCAAGGGTGGCACTGGGCTGTCGAAAAGGGACAGACGATCAAGATGGGACAAGCACTTGGACGCATCTTGGAGGATTAG
- a CDS encoding ubiquitin family protein (similar to Metarhizium acridum CQMa 102 XP_007814926.1), translating to MAPGPSEPQPTEATGIGAPEELAVNLQILSPSVGVNRPLLFPDLPAVTTIKQLKDRIRQALPLRPADENQRLIHRGRALLRESDSLLDVFGADALRTPDRHTIHLVVRESTDSHSSSPAPTTTRGLSPASTGHAPSPMVQQGTQIHFGPQPPPAFARRTHSQPAAADGRNARVPSPAPAQPHPPTDPALAFQQQHQNMSNWLSQIQREAMTRAIVHQNQRGRAHMGMRGIGDTGGGGANHAAGNAADPSGGRASPAPSHTVYRETIGPNGHSYQVETVIRSGTPGQQPGLSPVDVQNILRGADASQATAAMTSAMQRSASGASLHSRSLNQPGVTTPIHGHGVPISVSGRATPDFNIRPGLGTGQLPMSTGFQTNPARQGMEVYILSSPEGPRALLLNNSTAETYYTPRLRFQSSMPHLRPVASSSNLAFAGVQPATPQSNNHQHTPQQHQQHQPPQQQRNNADAMNDQAPPPAVPQAGLHPANPPAAGIPPLLLQAWPHIWLIFRLAVFVWLFTSPNSSWSRWLTVICLAILVFLLSTGILNGVAENAWRPIGRHIEGLLPTPEQHVRRQQRLPAGDAPGQEHQPLAQTRELDPAQMAARLMAERERQSWFTVQVRRLERAGLLFLASIAPGVAERHIANLEAETRAEEARRREAEEAAAAAATVPEAGTEAEGNAIQENGNQNNNETDASNPTQEESSQNNDRQEQPQERVRRDGLGEDLIAL from the exons ATGGCGCCTGGGCCGTCAGAGCCACAGCCAACCGAGGCTACCGGCATAGGAGCTCCCGAGGAGCTTGCAGTCAATCTCCAAATTCTGTCCCCCTCTGTTGGAGTGAATCGCCCTCTTCTTTTCCCAGACTTGCCGGCAGTGACCACTATCAAACAGCTCAAGGACAGAATTCGCCAAGCGCTTCCTCTCCGGCCAGCCGACGAGAACCAGCGACTTATCCATCGAGGGAGAGCCCTGCTACGTGAGTCGGACAGCTTGCTGGATGTAtttggtgctgatgct CTTCGAACACCCGACAGACATACCATTCATCTAGTCGTCAGGGAATCGACCGATAGCCACTCCTCTAGTCCGGCACCCACGACGACTCGAGGCCTTAGTCCTGCGTCGACCGGccatgctccatctccaatgGTACAACAAGGGACTCAGATTCATTTTGGACCGCAGCCGCCTCCCGCATTTGCAAGAAGAACACACTCCCAACCGGCTGCTGCCGACGGTCGCAACGCTCGCGTGCCATCTCCTGCCCCAGCCCAACCGCATCCACCCACCGATCCTGCATTGGCTttccaacaacagcatcaaaacATGAGCAACTGGCTCAGTCAGATTCAACGAGAAGCTATGACTAGGGCTATTGTTCACCAGAATCAGCGTGGGCGAGCTCACATGGGGATGCGAGGTATCGGAGATACtgggggtggtggtgccaacCACGCCGCAGGGAACGCAGCAGACCCCAGCGGAGGTCGGGCTAGTCCGGCACCAAGTCACACGGTATATCGTGAGACCATTGGTCCGAATGGACATAGCTATCAAGTTGAAACAGTTATTAGGTCCGGAACACCTGGCCAGCAACCCGGCCTTTCCCCAGTTGATGTTCAGAACATCTTGCGTGGGGCCGATGCCAGCCAAGCTACAGCTGCAATGACGAGTGCGATGCAGAGAAGTGCCTCTGGTGCCTCCTTGCACAGCAGATCACTGAACCAACCTGGGGTTACTACGCCTATACACGGTCATGGTGTACCGATATCTGTCAGTGGCCGCGCCACACCAGATTTCAACATAAGACCTGGCCTGGGAACCGGCCAGCTCCCCATGTCCACAGGATTTCAAACTAACCCAGCACGCCAAGGCATGGAGGTCTATATTTTATCATCTCCAGAAGGGCCGCGAGCACTACTCCTGAACAATTCGACTGCGGAGACATACTACACCCCAAGATTGAGATTCCAGAGCAGCATGCCTCACCTCCGGCCAGTAGCTAGCAGTTCTAATCTCGCCTTTGCTGGCGTACAGCCGGCCACACCTCAGAGCAACAATCACCAACATactcctcaacaacatcaacaacaccaaccgccgcaacagcagcggaACAATGCAGATGCGATGAACGACcaggcaccaccaccagccgTTCCACAGGCTGGCCTGCACCCAGCAAATCCCCCAGCGGCAGGTATCCCACCACTTTTGCTGCAGGCATGGCCTCATATATGGTTAATATTCCGCTTAGCTGTGTTTGTCTGGCTTTTTACATCCCCTAATTCCAGCTGGTCGAGGTGGCTCACTGTTATATGTCTTGCTATCCTGGTCTTCCTCCTGAGCACAGGGATATTGAATGGTGTCGCTGAAAATGCCTGGCGACCCATTGGAAGACATATAGAAGGTCTTCTTCCCACCCCGGAACAGCATGTTCGCAGGCAACAACGTTTACCGGCAGGAGATGCTCCCGGCCAAGAGCACCAGCCACTTGCTCAAACGAGGGAGTTAGATCCGGCACAGATGGCTGCGAGGTTAATGGCAGAACGCGAACGTCAGAGCTGGTTCACAGTTCAAGTACGCAGGCTGGAGCGAGCCGGACTGCTCTTTCTAGCTAGCATTGCTCCAGGAGTGGCGGAAAGGCACATCGCCAACCTGGAGGCCGAGACGCGGGCTGAAGAAGCACGAAGGCGGGAAGCAGAGgaagcggcagcggcagcggcgacTGTTCCAGAGGCTGGGACAGAGGCAGAGGGCAATGCTATTCAAGAGAATGGGAACCAAAATAATAACGAGACTGATGCAAGTAACCCGACACAGGAAGAATCATCACAAAATAATGATAGGCAAGAACAGCCTCAGGAAAGGGTCCGGAGAGATGGTCTTGGAGAGGATCTGATTGCTCTGTAG
- a CDS encoding ubiquitin carboxyl-terminal hydrolase 2 (similar to Cordyceps militaris CM01 XP_006670854.1), with translation MSGGWNTIESDAGVFTSLIENLGVKNVQFEELLTLDPSELVTLQPLYGVIFLFKYPTDRPYATPDGPLDGSFDHASSEHIFFAAQTIQNACATQALLSVLMNKTEDVDIGSQMRDFREFTMVLPPEFRGEALSNSDLIREVHNSFARSSPFADETQKTGEAEDAFHFIAYTPVNGTLYELDGLQPAPISHGACTLDSFPAKVVEVLQRRVARYETSEIRFNLLAMCRDLRVRAREFGDDELLAREERKRRDWQFENALRRHNFVGFAGEVLKGVVGSRLDEGGDAAVDKWVDESLERRKTAERALRKGDGDVEME, from the exons ATGAGTGGCGGATGGAATACCA TCGAATCCGACGCA GGCGTTTTCACGTCTCTCATCGAGAACCTCGGAGTCAAGAATGTCCAGTTCGAAGAGCTTCTCACTCTCGATCCATCCGAACTTGTCACTCTCCAACCGCTCTACGGAGTAATCTTTCTCTTCAAGTACCCGACCGACCGACCATATGCTACGCCAGACGGGCCGCTCGACGGATCCTTTGACCATGCTTCGTCAGAACACATCTTTTTTGCCGCCCAAACGATACAAAATGCCTGTGCGACGCAAGCACTCCTAAGTGTTTTGATGAACAAGACCGAAGACGTCGACATTGGATCACAGATGCGAGATTTTCGCGAGTTCACCATGGTCCTGCCACCCGAATTCCGGGGCGAGGCGTTGAGCAATTCCGATTTGATCAGAGAGGTACACAACAGCTTTGCCCGAAGTAGTCCCTTTGCGGACGAGACGCAGAAGACcggagaagctgaagatgccTTCCATTTCATTGCCTACACGCCCGTGAACGGCACATTGTACGAACTCGACGGATTGCAGCCTGCTCCCATCTCCCATGGAGCATGTACTCTGGATTCATTCCCAGCAAAAGTTGTAGAGGTCCTACAACGGCGTGTGGCACGTTACGAAACGTCGGAAATTCGATTCAACCTACTTGCCATGTGTCGTGATCTACGCGTCCGTGCCCGCGAATTTGGTGACGACGAATTGTTGGcgagagaagagagaaaacGCCGCGACTGGCAATTTGAGAACGCTCTCAGGAGACACAACTTTGTTGGTTTCGCTGGTGAAGTGCTCAAAGGTGTGGTCGGCTCAAGGCTCGACGAAGGCGGCGATGCTGCCGTGGATAAATGGGTTGATGAAAGTCTTGAACGACGGAAAACAGCGGAGAGGGCATTGAGGAagggggatggggatgttgaAATGGAATAA
- a CDS encoding nucleoside transporter (similar to Coccidioides immitis RS XP_001244274.1) produces the protein MTLTRHNRNQQHPAAVSSPFSQKRPSVMMELRKFFHSIDLWVARSRFGSYFHLGGSDNPNKIENASFCREVRAGLTTFATMAYIISVNASLLSQTGGPCVCDLSAREACDSVPEYKACKEDVRRDLITATAAIAGLSSLVFGILTNLPVALAPGMGLNAYFAFQVVGVNGNGKIPYQTALTAVFIEGIIFIVLALTGMRQWLVKLIPSTLKVATGVGIGFFLTEIGLSYSVGIGAITGGGRATPLALGGCPPELLSATTGMCESGQMTNPKMWLGIFCGGLVTAFLMAYRIKYSLVIGIALVSVISWPRNTPVTYFPDTEEGNSRFDFFKQIVAWHPMEKTLNQLDWTFSNSGSQFALALFTFLYVDIIDATATLYSMVRFCGVDDRKDGDFRRSTLAYCTDAFFISIGALLGSSPVTAFIESGAGIAEGGRTGIAAIVSGLCFLVSIFFAPIFASLPPWATGCTLVMVGCMMIRQITQVNWYYIGDVLPSFIVMAFIPFSYSVAYGLIAGIFVYAVLNGLVGLILYVSGGRIEPREYDLKEYWTWKGIGRPPWFVRAMQRRRGDTNEDSNTTSDRDTNDDMDRLSSMTRIKTISNDYSTTNEERKA, from the exons ATGACCCTTACTCGACACAACAGAAACCAACAACACCCCGCTGCCGTATCGAGCCCCTTCTCACAAAAGAGACCGTCTGTCATGATGGAGTTACGCAAGTTCTTCCATTCGATCGACCTTTGGGTCGCTAGATCTCGTTTTGGCAGCTACTTTCATCTTGGTGGTAGCGACAAC CCCAACAAGATTGAAAATGCAAGCTTCTGCCGCGAGGTTCGAGCTGGTCTGACTACCTTTGCAACAATGGCATACATCATTTCTGTCAAT GCGTCTCTGCTGTCACAAACTGGTGGCCCCTGTGTCTGTGATCTCAGTGCTAGAGAGGCATGCGACAGTGTTCCAGAATACAAGGCTTGCAAAGAAG ATGTTCGTCGAGACTTGATCACTGCCAcggctgccattgctggaCTATCAAGTCTTGTCTTTGGTATCTTGACAAATTTGCCGGTGGCACTCGC ACCTGGCATGGGTCTTAACGCCTACTTTGCTTTCCAG GTTGTGGGTGTAAATGGAAACGGCAAGATCCCCTATCAAACTGCTCTCACGGCCGTCTTTATCGAGGgtatcatcttcatcgtACTCGCACTCACTGGCATGAGACAATGGCTGGTCAAACTTATCCCCTCCACACTGAAGGTTGCTACAGGAGTAGGTATCGGCTTCTTTCTGACAGAGATTGGGCTGTCCTACTCAGTCGGCATCGGAGCCATCACCGGTGGAGGCAGAGCAACCCCCCTAGCATTAGGAGGATGCCCTCCAGAGCTACTCAGCGCAACTACAGGAATGTGTGAATCAGGTCAAATGACTAATCCCAAG ATGTGGCTGGGCATATTCTGCGGTGGCCTCGTCACCGCTTTCTTGATGGCATACCGTATCAAGTACTCTCTCGTCATTGGCATTGCACTTGTATCTGTCATATCTTGGCC TCGCAATACCCCCGTGACTTACTTCCCTGATACGGAAGAGGGTAACTCACGCTTTGACTTCTTCAAGCAAATCGTCGCCTGGCATCCAATGGAGAAGACACTCAACCAGCTTGACTGGACATTTAGCAACAGCGGCTCCCAATTTGCTCTCGCTCTTTTCACTTTCCTCTACGTTGATATTATTGATGCAACAGCGACGCTGTATTCAATGGTTCGTTTCTGCGGGGTCGACGATCGCAAGGACGGCGACTTTCGTCGTTCTACGTTGGCATATTGCACTGATGCATTCTTCATATCCATTGGTGCCTTGCTCGGATCATCGCCAGTCACAGCATTCATTGAAAGTGGAGCGGGCATCGCTGAAGGTGGTCGAACAGGAATTGCAGCAATCGTTTCTGGATTGTGCTTCTTAgtttccatcttcttcgcgCCTATATTTGCGTCCCTGCCTCCATGGGCAACGGGTTGTACTCTCGTCATG GTCGGTTGCATGATGATTCGCCAAATTACACAGGTGAATTGGTATTATATTGGTGATGTACTTCCTTCATTTATAGTAATGGCCTTCATTCCATTCAGCTACAGCGTTGCCTACGGACTCATTGC AGGAATATTTGTATACGCCGTGTTGAACGGCTTAGTGGGACTAATTTTGTATGTAAGTGGTGGCCGCATCGAGCCACGTGAGTATGATCTCAAGGAATATTGGACTTGGAAGGGAATTGGCCGTCCACCTTGGTTTGTCAGAGCAATGCAACGCCGCCGCGGAGACACCAATGAAGATAGCAACACCACGTCGGACAGAGATACTAATGATGATATGGACCGCTTGTCTTCGATGACTCGGATCAaaaccatctccaacgaCTACTCCACGACAAACGAAGAGCGAAAAGCTTGA